DNA from Rhipicephalus sanguineus isolate Rsan-2018 chromosome 11, BIME_Rsan_1.4, whole genome shotgun sequence:
gtagtagtagtagtagtagtagtagtagtagtagtagtcccttgaaaccgtggcacaaacccacgctgggggattggtgAAGTGGTGTTTTatgaaaggaaagaagaagcTCTGCGCAGCTCTTGAGGCGCGTGCTAAGCACATCGCTAATACTGCATATTTTTAATATAACTATCTAAATTTATAACTATATACGTGAACAATAAAGTATTTAGTATCATCGCTttgtttcaaatatttttcgtttCTATTTTTTCTTGATAAAGCTGCCCGATTCAGGGTAATTCCCCCATAGTGGGTTGAGCCACTCAACCACGCCTCCAAGAACCAAACAAGCAGTCAGGCCGGCAAAAGTAAGTGTAGCTGCTTATATGTATTAACGCTACGTTGTCAGCAGGATCATTTTGTAAGGTAATGGAGCGGTTAGCGACTTGCATGACTGCGCAGTCACAAAGAAGGAAATTACGTCGTTATTGAAAGGCACCCCTGAAACATGATAGAAAAAATCCAAGAATGTCCTGTAAACGATATGCTTATAAGTAGCCGAACGCGGGTTGCCTCAAGCTAACGCCAATGCTTTAAAGCACGGTGGAATCGTCTTTCCAGCGGCAAAAGCGGTTGTCAGAGATTTGGCTCCTCGCAGACACACCCCTTATTGACCACTGCATGAACGAAATGCTCGATTTCGTTCTCGATATCGTTTTCGATTTCTTCTTGCCTGCATAATTCTATTACATGCAAAAACTCGAAAAGGAAATACATCCTGAATTATACAGCGAGTCCTACAGTGTACAATATCCAGAAAGCacataaattaataataatatctggggtttaacgtcccaaaactgttATGAAGCACGCCACTCAATTAACGAAACATCTGTGGCACTTTATTCCACATCAGCATGGAACAAAGCACATCCGAGTTCACTCGTAGCGCGAGCGTCACGAGCCGAACACGCAGCCGGCGAGCCGTGATGCTTGCTagtgatgatgatggtagtctcCGATGCCACAGCTTCTTCCCTTCTTAAAAGTTCAAACGATCTGGAGGACGGCGCTGTCGCGTTGAGCGCCGCAAAGGTTGAGTTGCCGGAGTCAGCGAATCGCTTGCGCTTTCGCCCGAAAGCTCTTGACGGGGCGATAGCGTGTCGGTGTCGCACGATTCGTCGACCGAAACGTCCCGCCGTCGCACTTGGTCAAAATGCCGCCGTTCCGTTCCCTGAGTCGTGTCCACTGTGACCATGCGCTTTCCCTGCTGGGCACGCACGATACCTGGTATCCACTTTTTGCGTGGCTGAAAAGTTCGAGTCCAAACACGCTGTCCACCCTGCCATCGCTGTTCACGTTCATTGCACGGCTTTGCTTTCACGGCCTCGGTGGTCGGCATAATGCAGTCGAGTTTTGTTCTTATTTGATATCCCAGCAAGAGCTCAGCTGGTGACTTGCCCTCCTTCACTGGCGTACGGCGATAACGGAACAGAAGTCTAGATATTCGAGTTTGCAGCGGAATTTCATAGTTTTTCTTCAAGCCTTCCTTCAACGTTCTTACGGCCCGCTCCGCTAAACCATTTGATTGTGGATGATAGGGCGCTGTAGTCAAGTGTTTTACTTGGTTCTGAGCCAGGAAATTGCGGAAGTGGAAGCCCGTGAACTGAGGTCCGTTATCCGTCACAAGAGTACGAGGTAGACCGAACCTTGCAAACATCGCCCTGAGAGCCTCCACTGTCACTTCTGCTGTTGCAGATTTCGTTGGGACTGCTTCTATCCACTTCGTTTCGGAATCCACGACTACCAGTATCATGTGTCCTTCAATAGGACCAGCATAGTCAGCGTGCAGCCGGCTCCATTTCTCTCCCGTCGTGGGCCATGGTACAGGTGTTTGCGCTGGAGGCATCGCTGCAGCCTGTACGCAAGCAGGACACTCCCGCACCAATCGCTCGATCTCACCGTCTAGCCCCGGAAACCAAAACAAAGATCTTGCAATGTTCTTCATGGTCGCCATGCCTGGGTGCGTTTCATGGAGCAAGTCCAAGATATGTCGGTTTAGAGCGGTGGGAAGCACGATGCGGTGTCCCCAGTAGACTAAGTCTTGGTAGTACGTGAGTTCAGCCTTCTTACTGAAGTATGGCCGGAAGCGGATCTGCTCTTCAGACAAAAATTTCGGCCAGCCTTTCTTGATCCAAAACTTCACTTGCTGCAGCAAAGGATCCGTTTCTGTAAAATGTGCCACGTCTCTGACACTAATCGCCTTTTTCTCCAAGCATTCCGAGTACAGGACATACTCTGGCGGATCTTCTGTGCTGGTATCGTGTAGTTTGTTTGGTAATGGCAGGCGACTTAAGGCATCAGCATTCGAGTTTTCTGTTCCCCTGCGATACTGCAATGTGTAATGGTAATTGTCCAAGAGAAGTGCCCACCTCTGAATCCTTGCCGCAGCCATGGGAGGAATGGCTTTTCCTGGGTTAAACAAACCCGTCAGGGGTTTATGGTCGGTCACCAAAACAAAGTGATTGCCATATAAGTAGTCCTTAAATCGAGTCACGCCGAATACAAGGGCCAACGCTTCCTTTTCTAGCTGGGAGTAGTTTCGTTCTGCTTTGGACAGAGTTCTGGAGCGAAATCCTATCGGATAGTCTGTGCCATTGATGCGATGGGAAAGCACTGCCCCCACTCCTACAGGTGAAGCATCGCATTCCAACTTCAAAGGTTTGTTAGGGTCAAAGTGTGTCAAAAACTTTGACGCTTGTATGGCCTGCTTAACCTTTCGAACCGCTTCCTCATGTACCTGTTGCCATTTCCACGTAGCCCCCTTAGTTAGCAGATTGTATAATGGGGCCAGTACTGTGGAAAGGTTCGGCAAAAATTTGGCGTAATAGTTGATTAAGCCCAAGAAAGATTTCAGTTCGCTCACCGACTTGGGGACCGGTGCTTGGAGAACTGCTTCAATGTTGTCGTCCTTCGGTTTGAGCCCATTAGCATCGACTCGATGTCCAAGAAAGGTGACTTCTTCTTGTCTGAATTTGCATTTCTTAATGTTTAGTCTGAGCCCATAGTCACGTAAGCGCTGCAGGACTTGCTTTAGCAATGAAGTGTCATTGCGCTTTTCGGCCACTATGATGTCATCCAGATAGGCTTGTACACCCGGAAGATCCTTGAACAGGGAATCCATATGCCTCTGGAAGATGGCCGGAGCTGAGCTAATTCCAAAAGGAAGCCTATTGAAGCAAAATAGGCCCTTGTGAGTGTTTATGACAGTCAGCTTCTTGGCCTCGTTATCCAGGGGCAGCTGGTTGTACGCTTGAGTCAAATCCAGTGTACTAAATACTTCACCGCCATTCAGTCTTGCAAAGATGTCGTCCACACGAGGTAATGGGTACTGCTCAGTCACGGTGGCCACGTTCACTGTCAGCCGAAAATCGCCACACAGTCGAATGGACCCATCAGTTTTAACTACTGGAACCACCGGCGTCGCCCATTCTGCTGCCATAACCGGTGATATAACGCCGTCTGCCACTAATCGGTCCAAAGCATCGGACACTTTGGTCGTCAAAGCATATGGCACCGTACGTGCTTTGCAAAAGCGGGGCGTGGCGTTTTCTTTCAAGATCAGCTTCACAGGTGGACCTTTGTATAGTCCTAAACCTGGCGAAAACACATCTTCGAACTCCTTGAGCAAGGTCTGAAGTTGCTGGCTTGTGCGGTCTTCCTTGCGCGTGTTGAGGTTTGCGACGAAATTTGGAATCATCATGGCCACTCCACAGTTGTTAAACGCCTTGATCGTGTCCCTTCCGCACAGCGCTGGTCCAGGAGTATCGACGATAACCAGGGTACCCTGTATGTCGTGTCCCTCACAGGTTGCTTTCATGTGCAGTTCTCCAACCACTGGAAGCTCTCCCAAAAAACACGACAGTCTAAGAGTGGTGCTGCTTGGAGGCGGCCATCTGCTTTGATTCTGCTTGAACAGGCTCATTGAGATAACACTCACGGGGGACCCCGTATCGATCAACATAGTAACAGGCACACCATCCCAAgtgatttttttgaaaattggCTTAACCATGCGGCCATCAGTCGTTTTATGAGCCACTAGTGTGTAAAGTTTCTTCTCATCTCCCGAGCTGTCATCAGATGCTGCCGACAGGGCGTAAGCACCACGGGGCTTCCACTGAGTTTGTCCTGGGCACATTCGAGCGAGATGCCCTCGTTTACCGCACCGGCGGCATATCGTACGGACGTGATAGCACTGCTCGTTCGAGTGAGCTTCACTACCACACCTCTGGCAAGATGTCATGCTTTCGGCCTTCGGTTGCCCTTTTCTTGGCCGGTTCTGCGGCCGCGTGAAGTGGATGGTACTCTGATCCGCAGACTGCATCGTTCTAGCATTAGCGGCAGCGTTCTGGGCTGAGATAACGAAATCCTCTGCTTCCGTAAGCGTCAGCTTCCTCAAGGTCAGCAGATGTCGTCTCACATCTTCATCCAAGACTCCACAGACGATTCGGTCTCGCAGCATGCGTTCGAGAGACGAtccgaaattgcacttttctgCTAGCCGCCTTATTTCTGCAATAAATTCCTGTACACTCTCTCCTTCTTGCTGTGATCGCGTGAAGAAAGCATAACTTGCCGCTATTTCGTTGACTTCCGGGGCGTAGTACTCTTCGAGGTGCTTTACGGCGTCGTCGTAGTTGAGTGCGTTGATTTGCCTCGGATGGCAACGTCCCTGGATCACTCGAATCGCGCTGTCCGGTAGCGAGGCCACTAACACCGCTCGTCGCTTCGTCGCGTCCGTGATGTCTTGCGCTTCGAAGTATGCTTCGAGGCGAACTCGGAACGTTGACCACGTTCCCTCAAACACTGGTGGCCGTCCCACACTCATGGCTCTGCGGGTCCAGGACTCGTTGAAGTCC
Protein-coding regions in this window:
- the LOC119374886 gene encoding uncharacterized protein K02A2.6-like, with the protein product MSVGRPPVFEGTWSTFRVRLEAYFEAQDITDATKRRAVLVASLPDSAIRVIQGRCHPRQINALNYDDAVKHLEEYYAPEVNEIAGTLVIVDTPGPALCGRDTIKAFNNCGVAMMIPNFVANLNTRKEDRTSQQLQTLLKEFEDVFSPGLGLYKGPPVKLILKENATPRFCKARTVPYALTTKVSDALDRLVADGVISPVMAAEWATPVVPVVKTDGSIRLCGDFRLTVNVATVTEQYPLPRVDDIFARLNGGEVFSTLDLTQAYNQLPLDNEAKKLTVINTHKGLFCFNRLPFGISSAPAIFQRHMDSLFKDLPGVQAYLDDIIVAEKRNDTSLLKQVLQRLRDYGLRLNIKKCKFRQEEVTFLGHRVDANGLKPKDDNIEAVLQAPVPKSQVKFWIKKGWPKFLSEEQIRFRPYFSKKAELTYYQDLVYWGHRIVLPTALNRHILDLLHETHPGMATMKNIARSLFWFPGLDGEIERLVRECPACVQAAAMPPAQTPVPWPTTGEKWSRLHADYAGPIEGHMILVVVDSETKWIEAVPTKSATAEVTVEALRAMFARFGLPRTLVTDNGPQFTGFHFRNFLAQNQSCKSLTAPLPYKMILLTT